The genomic window TAAAAGTAACTAATAAATGAAAAGTATTCAGTCACCTTCCATTTTTTTGTTATCCTATCTTTATTAACAAGTATTtacaacaatacacaaaaaccTTCTTCCAGGCTTTCTGCTTTTTGCCCATTAACTTTTACCTGTTACGGTGCTGTTATGATCGCTTCCAGGTATCCAAGACAAAACAACATTCCTTGGACTGTCAAGTTCGGACAGGTCTAACTTTATCGGAGCATCAGGAACATCTGCCGTGCAGAACAAAAGAGCCGTCAACCGTCAACGTGATAACTAAAACATCTAGAGAATCTCAAATGTGTTAATGAACAAATACcagaatatttatttaactgtttgAAGCCAAATCATTTCCAAAAATGTGCgataaatatttaaccataCATAATTCATCTTACCCCGTACAGTGAGTACTGCAGTGGCAGAGTCCTCATCTAGGCTTGTTCTAGCAGTGCATGTATATGTTCCCTGATCACTCAGGTTTACATTCATGATCTCCAGCATGGCACCTTTCACAGAGTATCTGAACATAAGTGAAGATTTGTCAGAGTAAGTAATTTCAATCCACCTCTCAAGCAGAGGCCCCTCCACCAAAGCTGCATAATAAAAGAGAATTTAAAGCCATGCATAATTTAGTCATGCTAGCCTTTTATTATCCAGTAAGTGCACTGGTTGATGCTACAGCCTAACTTTCTAATGTCTGTAACTAAAACCGTAGCATGTTAAACGATAAATAGAGATGAGCAGACAATATGTCAGCAAAATGCATCCTCCGATCAAGATACACATAAAAGTTTATATTGATGAATTTATTATTCTACTCAGTAAGAGCATCAGCATAAAAGCACCATCAAAGCAAAACCAGTTACCTGGAATTTTTCTCAGAGGAAAGTGGGATCTCCTTGTTTTCCTTTCTCCACACCAGCTCAAACGTGTCCTGCAGACTTGCATCATATTCAGTCTTGCACATCAATTTGGCCAACTTCCCACTGTCAACCTGCGTGTTCTGAGGTGGACCTACAATTTTTGTAGCGTCTAAAGATAACACAAAAACCAGGGGGGAAAAACACAAGTGAAATAATCCTCACAAGCCCAGCTTGATTTAAATAGCAATGTGAGTCTCTGAAATTGAGCCAAATCATTGATTTCATAAATGACTGTTTATGGCTGGAACTTCCTTCAACATATGAGAGAGACTGCCTAGCTTTATTAAACTACTTAAAGCACAGAATATTCAAAAGAAATACattccttcttttcttctttttacctTTGTGCGCAGCGACTACGAATATCCCTGCCTACAAAAAGCAGTAATTATGTTGCTGAGATACCTTTCACATCCAGCACAGCAGTGACAGCCGACGAGCCCTCCATGTTACTCGCAACGCAGATGTATTTCCCGCTGTCACCTTTTTCCGCGTTAATGATTTTCAATGATTGTCCGCTCTCAAAAGCAAGGAAACCTTCCCCCTCGATGGCTTTTTCATCTTTGGTCCTAGGAGAGAAAGTTTTCAACTTTACTTGGTGCTTCCACACAACTTATCCAACACCTCAAATGCAAATCAAAAGGTGCCGATTTGCTGCAAGTTCAGAGTTTGAAAGCGTCTGGTGTTTTCACTTTTGCGACTTTAAAGAATGTCATATATTATtccgtgttttatttttaagggcTTGAAAAATAGGAGGCAACTAGATCCTATCATGTGACCTATTGAGGTCACCTGAGACAAGGTGTGAGTGGGGGTTGAAGTATTCAAAGGACTGCGTTGTAGGTGGCTGATGTAGGTCAACGATGGTCATTCACAGCAGACAAAGATGGCCTCCTTTACTCCTTTTTCAAACCATCTTGATGCAAAAATGAGAACTTTGGCATcctcaaaatattttttgtccTTTAGGTGTAAATGTACAGGTGAGTCTcatcctgtggaggtggctcttctatgttgtttGTGGAGTGGCtgtttgatttctccagtgtaGAGCTCCAAGCACTCCTTTATCCTTGGGATGAAGAAGTTTTTCAAGCTCCCAAGACCACCACTAAACTTTAACAGATGGGCTACACAGTTTacttaattaaagcaacacacAGGGTTGCTGATTAGAAATGAAGCGCAGGTTTTCTACAATGACAAGTTCTATCTTAATATTTGGCATTTGTGGCATCGTCTGTGTCTTGCCTCGGActgtctgtttctcttttgAGCAGCAGTGATAGTAAATGGGATTCATGTTGCCCAATTTCAAGGAACAGAAGATGATTATCTCATTAACCAGACATAAGTGTCAACATCACAGCGTGTCATACAGACacctgaagcagtgtgggagtGATAGCATGACTCACTGCTGTGATAGTGCTCTCGGGTTCATTCTTTAGACTGCTTCTCTTTACACTCTTCCACATTAATATGTAAAAGTggctatttcttatattttaaaagGCAGGCAAGTGTAAATTACTAATGACGCTTTTAACTTGCTTGCTTGTCTTACTTGTTAAGACAAACCCAGCTCTACTTACCAAGAGATGCTGGATGGTGGAGAGCTGAAAACACTGCAGTTCATGGTGATTTCCTTTCCTACTACTGCAGCATACTCCTGGTTGTTCTCTGTCAGTATAAGCGGAGCCATATCTAAAAGCAAGAGGAAGGAGCTGACTCAAATGCCAAAGAAAATACAGATAATCACAGGCTCTGGTAACACTGCACAATTCTACTGATCCAAGAACATGATCTTTCTCAGTCCTGTGCCCTAATCCATAGATACACACCAGTTAGTTATGTCCACACAGCTGGATCAAACACGACTGTAGAGATAAAACTATTTGCCTGTTAAACAATACTTTAATGGACACAAACTAAACGGACGTGATCTTCATCATCAGTAAATTTAGTTCCATCTTTCGAATGACTTTTCTAATTTTCACATATTTGTGATTGATAATTGATCATGAAAGTAATTTGCACATATAAGATCACCGCATTTTGGTCATTTGAGGCAGCTAAGATAATAGCTAAAAGGAACAAAATGCTGTTGGTGTCCTGCGGTCTTGAAACCAGATGTGAAGATAGAGACACAAGGCAGGTCCACTCTAACACATATGCTGTTTTATCATTGTTTTTGATGTTGTATCAGACCAAAACTTACAAAGATCATTCAGTGAGTCCGGGAACTAGCAACTGAAAATTGTAGAAAACTAGATCAGATCCCTAAACCCTAACCaaggaaggtaaaaaaaaaaaggcagattaGCTTGGGTAAAAGACCGAAACACGTGTGAAGTTGAGGCACACAACGATGTGTTTCGCTGgtaaagtttctgggctgcctttcctcataacagccatccctcAAGATTTTCTCCATTTGAAGCAAAGCATTATCAGGGATTCTAACACGtagtccttttactgaataAGTATAATAAGTATTAGAATaatcttaatttattttatgtatttatttggcTGAAATCTACAAATTCCTCCTAAAGTGTTGCTAAATTTTTCACACTGGTCCTTTAATGTCTCCTGGTGACTCATGCCTTAGAAGTAATATTAACAACTAACATTAACCAAGTGTTAAAATGTAGTAAATTACTTACTCAACCTTAAAAACTGGATAATCTAAGAAAGGAGTTTTTATTCAAGGCTGTCCAACCTAAGCAATTCTTGCTGCTAAGACTGGCACAGACCAGTAGTTGCTTTTTCCTCCAGGTATCTTTGaagaactttttaaaatgatcatttgaAAACTACATTTGTATTTACTGGGGTTATCTTtgtgtaatattaaaatgtgcttAATGATCTAAATCATTTAAGCATAACAAATACTCAAATAACTAAGAAATCAGTTACACTGCAGTTAGTCAATACGCTGAACCCTGAAATTGCTCCTGATGATCAGGCTACGCTTGCATTAGAGCTCCTTGCCACcactgtgtgaatgagaggaaagaaagaaaagaggtgCTTTGGATAAAGGCTCCATTATCATTTCTAAAGAATACTACAGCAAATGGAAGTCCACTCAGACTTCAGCTGAAAGAAAACTCTACATTCACCCTAATAGGCAAATAATGATTAGATGTGGATCTTAGATGTACAATGATAAGATACTGGAGAAAATCTCAGGGCTATGAAGCAGTGGGTGTAAGTGTTTCTTCTTATGAATCATACCAGGAAAACAATCTCTATCAGCAAAAATAATGAGACTGGCTAAAGAAAACTGGCTTCCAGTACAGTTCCTTATAGCATATTATTATAAGATGTTATATTATGAGCTACTTTTTAGGTAAAGCACTACAACACAGAACTTACTCATGATCACGATGTTAACGTTGGCTAGAATATTTCCGTGTCTGTTGGAGGCTTCACACTGGTAGACGCCACTGTCCTCTGCTTTGGCATTGAAAAGTATCACAGTGTCATCAAACACTTGCATCCTCTTATCTGGGTCATCTGACAGCAACacagacataaataaattaccaattTTATCATCATAAAAGCAACTCAATATATCAACATGTTCTTTTCAGGATAGCACCAGCATCAGTGTTGGATAAATCTGTAAAAAATCTAGATGTTTTGAATACAACTTAAATATATAAGAGTCAGATAGCAGCTTCTCTTTAATATAACCTTTTAAAAACCCACGTAATTATGTGTATATTGCCACATTGCCACAACACATTTCCTTTTGAGAAATTTAATAATATTCAAAACAAATGATTCCTACTCAGACACTGTACAAGAGAAGGCACCAACTACTTTTAATTAGCGCATGCTTCTGTTCAGCATACCTTGCCTTTCAACTtctgaaggagaaaaataaaatctgttatCTCATCATTTCAAACACTAAGCAGACTGTTGCCTGTCACATTACTCCAGCTTGACGTCAGGGATAGCTGCTCATTGCACTGCCCTCCTGCCCGGAGGCGCAATATGAATTAAACCACATCAACAATTATTCTCACTCACCTCTGAACATTACTCCATTCCTCCTCCACGTTATTGCTGGTTGTGGTTTTCCACTGACGGAGCACTTGATGTGCACATCAGACCCAATCACAGTGAGCTGGCTCTGAGGAGGCTCTGTCAGCCACTTTGGTGGCTCTGGGAGATGTTAAGAGGAGTCATGATGATTTCAGATAAAACAAACAGCCATCCACGTGTCAAGAGCTTTCTCTTTGatgcaaataaacaaatgtgCCCACAAATAGAAGCGTAATTAGCTCCTGATGTTGACTAACCTTCCACTATTACATCAAAGTAGTGGACAGCCTTCCCAGCAGAGTTCTCAGCTGTGCACATGTACTTCCCCTCATCACTCTCTTCCACTGCTGATAAGCTCAACAGCTTGTTGTAGTTGTTAAATTTTACCCGAGGACTCATGACTTCTCCCATTTTTATCCACTTCACAGATGGTGTAGGGCTAGATTGTGAGACAATAGCGTGTTAACACCATAATGAACAAAACGGTTATTTATATATGGTGACAACATGACTGCAGAAGCGATGATACAGAATGTGCACTTACAATCCCTCGGGTATACATTCGAGCTGTAGATCCTCTCCCTTCAACAACACCTTCTCAGTCTGAACACCAGAGGGCAGCAAAAGGCTGGGTATTCTCGCTGGGGGGGCCACAGCTGCATCGAAAGCAGACAATATCATTTCTTGCTCTGATGTATAATTTTATCCACTTATTTTCTAAACTGCACACACGCTTTATTGTCAATTTCTAGTGGCTGTTCAGATAATATGAAAGAAAGCTTTGATGTGTGGTTATCACTCACGAGTGTGGCTGCTCTCTGAAGAGTCATTGGCAGGTTTTACTGgaacataaaaaaacataataaaatacagGAGCAATTTTACTGGAAGTAAGAGTGTTGGCTTGTTTTCACCAACAAAAGTTACACAATCAGCAATATCAGTCATCAGTCTGAGTCATAACAAAAACTTCCTTCAGCATTAACATGACAAGGCAAGCCCCGCTTCATTACAAGATCAAAAGTTGCTTTGAAGAAGTCGTAGTGATTTGGTCATCTTCGATTGTGTGATAAGATGAGATGTACCACACGTAACATTTTTGCAGGTCTGATATTGACAAAATGCTAAACAAGTGAGCTACAGTGCAGTTTCCAAGCCAGAGAGATTTTGTCATAAACCTACAGCGTTTGACCACGACAGCCATGGCGTTTTTCTGGACAATTGTGCGTATCCTGTTGAAGGCAGCAAAGCAACCGTAATCCTGGCGACTGTCATTCTTTAAGGCATTAGAGAAGTACAGGTTGCCATCAGTTCCCATGGAAACCCTCTCATTCTGCTCAATGTGCTGGAGATCTGGAAAACAACATAGTTGTATAAATAATGTGAAATCACTGTTACAACAATTGTAACTCTTCATAGCATGTGCCTAGGAAATTCATGTTGGCTGATAAGAAGGCGCCAATTGGACAGAAACTTTTAAAGGGTGCATCAGAGGGactttttttagatgataacACGTCAAATCAGCCATGCCTGAAAATTAACTGCAGTGTGGCCTAATATCTTATATGGAAGTTATTCTCTAAAGAGTGTTCTTGCAAAGACCTGGTGAACTCATAAGTGCACTGCAACAGAATATAAGGTATATATAGCCAGTATTTCAATAATGGATCGGTGACACGCACAACTGTGGACGCAAAGCAGACACAGAGATGTCACCAGATGGACAACATCTGTTTAGTTTTTTAAGCTTAATGGCAGCCTTTCGATTCCACATTGCATCTTGTATcaagaaactaataaaaaaaaacagattgaaacataatataaaacaaCAGCTCTGCACaagtgttttcattcattctgcCCTATGGCTTTGGATCTATCCTTCTGAGCAGCTGAAAGCCTCTTAACTTTTTCTTCCTGACATCAGTCAGGTTTGTTGGAGGAGGTTGAGGATCTTCAGTGAAGTACTTCAGACACAACTGAGGTGACCTTATACACAGTGAATCACTTTCTCTGGCGGTGGTGGAGGGAAAAGAACCCCGATGTGCAATAAACACTTGGACCTCAAGTGTGTACCTTTACCTGAACTGTCTTTACTGTCACTGCTAACTTTGCTGATAGCCGGAGGATACAATGTGTCACCAGCCACATTCATCTGTGGGGATTTTCTGGTGCAGTCAGATAGAGATTCACACTATCTAAAACTACCCCAGCTTTGAGCGCTCCACAGTGCAAGTCCAATGACAAACTCAGGAACAGCGAAGGCATGGCTTAAACTAAGTACTTTTTGTTACGTCAAACACCTTCCGAACTACTAGATGCAACATGTCAATCATAGACAGTAATAGACTGCAGTAGTCATTTGACCACACTGACAATTATGCTGTAATTGACCGGATATGTGGAAAATTAGGAAGCCAGGAATCTTTATATTATGTGGTTGGCACATTTATGCCCCAAGTGTGCAAAGCAGATCAAAGCATGTGGTTAAGCTCTTCCTGAGACACTACTCCTTTTTCCTGAATTTCTGGGTGCCTATTTGAACAATTTCAATAGCACTCATTAGAACATATGACCAACTTTACTAAAAAGTGGGGCTTTATcatgtaaaaatacaatagTTAGTgtgcctttttcctttttcatctaCAAACCATTTAGGAAAAATTAAAACACTAGCTTGAGTGTTGCTGTGATCTTTTAAGcagtgcttttaaagcatttccTGGAAAAATGTTCATCGTTAGACTATCATTAGGCAGGTCAGCCTACTGATGAAGCACCGCTGCAATAATAATCCAGTTCAGTATGAGAGAAATTGTAGATTTAGACATCTAGTTTATGCACTCAGCTGGCGCCCCAATGTTGAGGAGCTACCATTATGACTGAATGCCTCAATATCACAATCCTGCCTAGACGCAGTGATACTGTAGTGTTGTGGACCTTTGGTTGGTCTTGCATAGCCAGCTCCACCCGGTGAAGGAGAGCTATGACTGGACTGAAGGACAGCTGAACAACAGTCACCCCTCTCCAATCTTACACTCCTGTTTGTGGAGACCCTGGTGATCAATACAGCTCCAAGTTCCTGTGGAGAAGCTGGGGCTGTATTTATTACTGCATTAAATACAGCATCTGGTTCGCCACAAACATGAGTGCGAGCCTGGAGTGGGGTAATAATCGTTCAGCTGTCCCCCAGTCACTTTTAGAAAAACTGCTTTGAAGCAGTAATaagagttgttttttctttttaacaaattAATAAACTGGAATACGCaatatataaatcacaaaaatgataAACCGCCTCATGGCTTACCAACAGTCATCCAGTAGATAAGACGTGGGGCCACACCTTCTGGTGGGTTGCATTTCAGGGTGATTGGTTCTCCCTCAGTAACAACAATGGGACTGAGGGTTTCCTTTGGAAACTTAGGGATACCTAGTTGAAAAGCAAATGTTcaacaacatgaaaaacaaaacagtgatgacATTGAAATGCAAAATTCTGGGTTTTGATCTTTTTTATCTAAAGATTACTTACTGAAAGCTTTAATCTCGATCTCATTTGTCATAGCAGTTCCCAACTTGTTCGATGCATAGCATCTGTATTTTCCCTCGAACTTGGACATGTCCTCACTGTGAAGCACAAGTAAGCCCTTTGTCTGGTTTGCTCTGATTGTTTGGAAGTTTGGGGGGACAAATGCTTGGCCATCCTTTTCCCATCTGTACCTGTTAGAGCAAAATACGATTCACATCCATGCAACTGATCAAGGCTTCAATGtttggcttgtttgtttttttcaactcATGTCACTTGACAACACTTACTCTGGTGGTGGATTGCCCCGGGCTTTACACTTGACAGTAATGGCCGTGTCAAAATGAAGTACAATTATGGGACCTGATGTATACGTTATTATGGTCGGAGGCTGTTCCACTATGAAATAAAGCCACATACAAAAATCGTTACTGAACGGTGACAGGTAACACTAAAGTTGTTGAAGTAAATAAGATATAATACACACAAGTGTATGCCAGCCATACTGCACAAATAAAGCCTTGAACGGTCAAacacaatgataataataataataataataaacacaaacttaCTCTTACTCAGTTTATGTCAATTAGCTTTAAAAAGCCGTAAAAATGAGTGTTGATTCTGTGGATCTTACGGTATTCACATGAAGCAGAGCACAGGCATTCCATGTGAATTTAACTGTGTTAAATGACTCTTCATATTTCAGCACAGCACAAGTAAGAACTAGTAAGCACTTGTGTCATGACACTCATACCTTCTAGAGGGATATTAAGGCCTGAGGCCATGGTGGTCAAGGCCAAAAGCAGACGAAGCGACAGGCTCCCTGCCAAAGTCATCACCCTCCACTGGAGACAACAGAGATCAGGAGAATGTGTTGGTCAACTGCTGTCACTTGTAATTTGGAAGGCAAAGAGGACCTGTAAGAGTCAGAAAACAGAAGTCCTACGCTCAGTAATTCAACCATAAAAGCCCTACAAAGAGTTTTCAATGACCTTCTTCTAATCGCTGACTCTGGGCGCTTAGTTCTATTGGATTTGACTTCAGCCTTTGACACGGTTGACCATGATATCCTTTTGGCAAGGTTGGAACAAGTAGTAGGCCTTAAAGGAAATGTTCTATCatggtttaaatcatatttcTTTGAGAGGTCGTTCTCTGTCATGATGAGAAAATATTCCTCTTCTTCTGCCCTTTTTCGCtgtggtgtgccccagggctcGGCATTGGGtcctgtgttgttttctctgtacATGCTGCCCTTGGGctccatttttgaaaaacataatgTCTCTTTTCACTGCTAAGCTGATGATATTCAAATCTACCTCCACCTGACTGGGGATGTTTCATCTTCACTACATCCTCTGTTTGATTGTCTGAGGGATGTCAAAGACTGGTTATCGCGTAACTTTCTTACTTTAAATGATAGAAATATGCCTCTGGGACAACTGACTGGCACACTCGGGCCTGTTGCTAACCACCTCACTGATGCTGCTAGGAATCGTGGCGTTTTCATGGATAGTTCCTTCAAACTAGATAAACAGGTTTCTACTGTGGTAAAAACCAGCTTTCACCAACTACGCCTAATTTCTAAGGCTAAACCTTATATACCACGCAAAGATCTGGAGAAactcattcatgctttcatcACTTCAAgactggattattgtaattctctctACGTGGGCCTACAATCTTCTCTTCTTCAGCGATTGCAGctggtccaaaatgctgcagcacgtctcttGACCGGCACTAGAAAGTATGATCCTATCACCCCTGTTCTGGACAACGTACATTGGCTCCCTATTAAATATcgaattgatttttaaaatgttattgtttactTATAAAATCCTAAACAATATGGCACCTGTCTACCTAGCTTATCTCCTCTGTCTGTATAGCCCTCAGAGAGCACTAAGATCGGGCCAACTGCTCTTAGTGCAACCTGGTCTTggctgaagaccagaggagacCGTGCCTTTGCCGTTGCCACACCCAGGTTATGGAATACTCTTAAACTCTTCATATTCGCGCATCAGAttccattcagtcttttaaatcacgtctaaAAACTATTTGTTTAACCTGGCATTCAAGGCTAATTAGGGTAATTTACATCTGGCTTTGCatttagattatgtaattattttatattttatttatatctgtaatttatattttatattgtgatttttatctgtatcatgattttactggaaagcactttggtgtacttcggtctttaaaatgtgctatataaataaattttgattgattgataaagCACAGACAGGCTCATTTCTGAAAGTCATCAAAGGTGTTGTTGAAAACACATAATGCAATAATAATCCcagttaaaaatatattaaatgttcttccttagtttgttattttaaatatgctgAATGATTTCTGAACAGGCTCCATGATAAATATCAATGGattacaaaacaaagcaaacttaatATTCTGAAAACGGTCAGTTTAAAGAAGCTGTGACTGCTTGATGCAAGATATCCTATTGAAGACAACACCCATTTCATGTCCTTCATTGTTGTGAAGTTGTGGCAGAGCACTTGTTTTGTGATTACCCTTTGAACTGTAAAGCCTGGCTGGTGGCATCGCATGACATGCTTACAGTAAACCCGACTGGCACAAAAGCTAAGCTGCTGTCTGCAACGATCGCTAGATCCAAGATGGCAGTTTATAAATTGGTCTAAGCCCGTCACTGTTTCACGGCTTAGCTCTCACAGTGTTGAGACTGTGGCAGCAGCACCGGCAATGCCAAATGGGTTCACCCTCCAGTTAATCCTGCTATCAGTAGAATGAAGTCGGTGAGCTCCAGCAGTCATACAGTACGCTGCTTAACAATGGCTGAGCGCTACTCTGGGTTCTTCTAAGGACACATGGCTGCATGTGCTGCTCCCACTTAGTGAGCAAGGTTAATGTGGTGATTGTTATAGACTCGATTTAGGATTAAGCCACTCGAATTTAGAaccaattaaacaaattaaGAGAGATTGCTGCAAAGTATTGTTTGCAATAAGGTCTTATTGTGATTATCTTTCCTGAGTTGGAACAGTTACAAAGCTTGTTAGATGTTTGTTCCAGTGGAGTGAACAAACATTTTCATGCTGCAGTGAAGCTGGAAGCCACGCTTATTCTAGTCTGGTACAACAGTAGTGTGTATTTCAAGcccagaggaaaacacacactcgcacaccggcacacacagataaagtTTTTCCACTGGAGACCACCCAGAGTACCACTGCACTGGCATTAAAAACAACTTTAGTGACAGTGTTGAGATTTATGtgacaggaagaaaactccaTCAGCCAAACAGACTCTGCAAAGTCGTCTTCAGGCAAGAGGCCCGCAAGTCCTCAAGTGACACAGGAGGGGGGGGAAAGGAAGCTCGAGCTTTTGAAAAGATTTTCAGTTATCCTAACAACACGACAACAGATTTTAGGCCAATTTCATTCATGTGGTACAAATGCACTGTTGGTTGCTTTGTTGGTCAGGCAAATTACTCAACTCTGCACACACGTCGAGATCTGCAAACCTGCCACTTCACTGAGAACTCAAACAAAGCTGACATAGTCCATTTCAAAAATCCTTGGAGCATAAATGGGGTGGAGTCACTATGTAAACACATAACAAAGGATTTGTTTTCGGAGCTGAGAGATGCATTACCTGACACATGACAGCTCATAGCCACAAATCCACAGGGATTGTGTAACCCAGGCTAATACCTGGCCAGAAGAGAGTGTGTCTTCTACATGACTAATCCTTGTCAGCCCACACTGTATACAATGATCTCCTCTACTTCCTTAAAAGCAAACTTAGTACAGCCTTTCCTCGGACAGACCAGAAGCTCTGCAGACTGTGCATGTGCAGCTGCAGAGTACAGGCTGCAAACTTACAGACAACTGATTTTATGTCATTCCACTCAAATACAGAGGGAGTAAGCACAGAAACCAACCATTTCCCAAGGACTACAACTTAGCCTGTTCATGAAGTAACCAATACTTAcagttttttgagtcatttgacaTCTTATGTCCACCTCTAGCAGAGGCTCAAGGCAGCAGCCCTACAAGTCCGCATAAAAAGTACAGGACCTCCAGGGGATCATTCCAACAACTCTCTCTGAATCAACATCTCTGACATGTcctttcctcctccacctcacGTTGCTCCCCTCCTGGTACACAGACACGCCTCCCTGCCCGCCCCTCTACTCAAGCAGCTCAAGGAGCGACAGGAGACTCACTGAAGTGACATATGTCGCCAAAGCCTCTCACTTGGCAAAGAAGCTCTCTAAGCCTGTGACAATAACTGGGACAAAGGGTGCACTGCGGGGCTACTCAGTAAGCATTAAAGAATGGGTGGAGAGGAAGCGCAGGCATGTCTGTCCCCCTCTCCagctcactctctctcaccctTTTTCCTTGATCTTTCCATCCTGCCCTCTACAAACTATGCACGCCCATTTACACCGGGCTCGGTCTCAATGATTTTAATGCAGTGTGTCTTAGCTCCATTGAAAAGAGAACGGAGTCATCTTCTCTCAGAAGGCCAGATCTTTTGTGGAAGTGTACTTTCATTCCCATGCAGTGCTCCAGGGTATTGATAGACGGAGGCATGGAAAAACATGTCTGAAACAGACTCGATGGCACTGATAAAAGGCATGACTTGGCTTTACCTTCCTGTATTTTCTCAAGGTAGTTTCTTATCTGGAGATATGTTACGAAGGTTGCATTTCTCATTCAGCTATTCAAACAAATATTTCTCGTATGTAGAGCCTCTGATGTTATCTAACTGTAGTTCCCTCATCAGGTCTTGTTTATAttccaagtaaaaaaaaaaaaaaaaagcagggatTTGCAATATGGGCAAGACATATTAAATTGGTcttgagtttgttccagattTGTTTTACAATACTCTACCTtagacatcttttttttttattctaatggAGACATAATGACTGAACTAAGAGGGTGAAGAATTCTCATGGTGCCTTGTAGGGTCATCCAAGCAGGAAAAAGAGCTGACATTTACTCTCTAGTATATTAAAGTCTGAAGACTGCTAGTGTAAGCTCCTTGCTTGGCTTACACAATATTCTCTCACTTTTAGGACATCTATAACCccaattaaaaagt from Astatotilapia calliptera chromosome 20, fAstCal1.2, whole genome shotgun sequence includes these protein-coding regions:
- the chl1a gene encoding cell adhesion molecule L1-like a isoform X7; the encoded protein is MTLAGSLSLRLLLALTTMASGLNIPLEVEQPPTIITYTSGPIIVLHFDTAITVKCKARGNPPPEYRWEKDGQAFVPPNFQTIRANQTKGLLVLHSEDMSKFEGKYRCYASNKLGTAMTNEIEIKAFSIPKFPKETLSPIVVTEGEPITLKCNPPEGVAPRLIYWMTVDLQHIEQNERVSMGTDGNLYFSNALKNDSRQDYGCFAAFNRIRTIVQKNAMAVVVKRLKPANDSSESSHTPVAPPARIPSLLLPSGVQTEKVLLKGEDLQLECIPEGFPTPSVKWIKMGEVMSPRVKFNNYNKLLSLSAVEESDEGKYMCTAENSAGKAVHYFDVIVEEPPKWLTEPPQSQLTVIGSDVHIKCSVSGKPQPAITWRRNGVMFRDDPDKRMQVFDDTVILFNAKAEDSGVYQCEASNRHGNILANVNIVIMNMAPLILTENNQEYAAVVGKEITMNCSVFSSPPSSISWTKDEKAIEGEGFLAFESGQSLKIINAEKGDSGKYICVASNMEGSSAVTAVLDVKDATKIVGPPQNTQVDSGKLAKLMCKTEYDASLQDTFELVWRKENKEIPLSSEKNSRYSVKGAMLEIMNVNLSDQGTYTCTARTSLDEDSATAVLTVRDVPDAPIKLDLSELDSPRNVVLSWIPGSDHNSTVTEFVVEYEENRWEPGRWKELQRVTGNQATAELKLYGNLNYQFRVYAVNAIGPGPPSEPTERHKTPPAAPDRNPENIKIQGHHPHQMEISWEPLSPVERNGPGFEYKVKYRQLGVEDSFTEHMVNRSVFLVNNTPTFVPYEIKILSRNSYGWGPEPKPVTGYSGEDVVFWHCLRENVSVPTAAPRDIAVEVINTTVLRVSWTPVPPATVRGRLGGYNVHWVRRRSLLNPDKILDLSHSMSFSGNRSHVIVPGLEPFSEYKLTVYVFNKKGNGPKSDPVTFNTPEGVPEQVTVLTSSIIQRDSVRLEWAQPPKSNGILTSYLLQYHLINETALEVIDSKEINITGADTNHWTLQGLKGDSLYRFDLRACTRAGCGPPQAEESRTDFPEPVPALLNISSYVSDTFAKISWTAREEQRSLQLYVAYMNNRDGNWRISEAVNASQSFHIIDGLEPGTVYTVRLMAKRLLDNASIFEDVIETRTKGAASQESSFSTHGWMIGTMCAVALLTLVVVIACFLRKNKGGKYAVKEKEEPHSDTESQKMNDDTFCDYSDSDEKPLKGGSLCSLKGDDATGDSVSRYTLGDYADGGREFNEDGSFIGEYSGHRHRGSVSEPNGPSLVNV